In Scophthalmus maximus strain ysfricsl-2021 chromosome 21, ASM2237912v1, whole genome shotgun sequence, one genomic interval encodes:
- the prlh2 gene encoding prolactin releasing hormone 2, with amino-acid sequence MLPDVRHCVLTSRWLPAALALLLLLSSSLSSAHSTRVEHDFHIVHNVDNRSPEIDPFWYVGRGVRPIGRFGKRHSSAGALGSGGMQPVARTLELLLNSLRNKENLEKVLDGEDRDWLP; translated from the exons ATGCTGCCTGATGTCCGACACTGCGTCCTGACGAGCCGCTGGCTGCCCGCAGCCCTggcgctgctcctcctcctctcctccagcctcagcAGCGCTCACAGCACCAGGGTGGAGCACGACTTCCACATCGTTCACAATGTCGACAATAGAA GTCCAGAGATAGATCCATTCTGGTACGTGGGGCGTGGGGTGAGACCCATCGGGCGCTTCGGGAAGAGGCACAGCAGCGCGGGTGCTCTGGGCAGCGGGGGGATGCAACCTGTCGCCAGGACGCTGGAGCTGCTCCTCAACAGCCTAAGAAACAAAGAGAACCTGGAGAAAGTGCTGGATGGAGAAGACAGGGATTGGTTACCATGA